The following coding sequences lie in one Nitrospirota bacterium genomic window:
- a CDS encoding arginine--tRNA ligase, with product MKQIVIDNVRNALENLKEKWGLAGIPDVDVEVPKNEAMGDFATTVAMGLTKTLKKPPRKIAEEIVEAIKAGARRDVPDGIFESIEIAGPGFINFKFRREFFYREFERLLTERHSALRTDIGKGRRVQVEFVSANPTGPLHIGHGRGAAVGNALCNILKAAGFDVQREFYINDAGLQVKHLGRSVYARYQQSLGNNVPFPEDGYKGGYIQSIADEFIKRAGDKYLNKTFEECGAFFTNVAYKKMLADIAQDLRDFGIVFDRWQSEKDLYEKPEDKSQKPEVERSIDDLAGRGYIYQKDGAVWFKSTLFGDDKDRVVVKRDGEYTYFASDIAYHKDKLDRGFDTIIDIWGADHHGYIPRLKSVLEAFGLPREKFRVILIQMVALLRHGEPVQMSKRSGEFVTLREVIDEVGADTTKFIFLTRRADSQLEFDIEVAKEQSAENPVFYVQYAFARISSIFRQAMERGVGAGFKPALAEEAKEDVWANLAPALLKEDEELSIIKRLLQYPMVFEGAALSMEPHRITYYLQELAGMFHSYYNKHRVISDDAELTKARLSLCSAVQIVLEEGLKILGVSAPERM from the coding sequence ATGAAACAGATCGTTATTGACAACGTCCGGAACGCACTGGAAAACCTTAAAGAAAAGTGGGGCCTTGCCGGGATCCCCGATGTCGATGTTGAGGTCCCTAAAAATGAAGCAATGGGAGACTTCGCCACCACAGTGGCAATGGGGCTGACTAAGACCCTAAAAAAACCTCCGAGAAAAATTGCCGAGGAGATTGTTGAAGCCATAAAAGCAGGGGCACGTCGTGACGTGCCCGATGGCATCTTTGAAAGTATCGAAATAGCAGGGCCCGGATTTATTAATTTCAAATTCAGGAGGGAATTTTTTTACAGGGAATTTGAAAGGCTCCTGACAGAAAGGCATTCAGCGCTGAGGACTGATATCGGGAAAGGCAGAAGGGTGCAGGTCGAATTTGTCAGCGCAAATCCCACAGGGCCGCTTCATATCGGTCACGGAAGAGGCGCGGCTGTAGGCAATGCGCTGTGCAATATTTTGAAGGCGGCAGGCTTTGATGTGCAAAGGGAATTCTACATCAATGACGCCGGGCTTCAGGTCAAACACCTTGGGAGGTCTGTGTACGCGCGCTATCAGCAATCACTGGGGAACAATGTCCCATTCCCTGAAGACGGGTATAAGGGCGGGTATATTCAATCCATTGCTGATGAGTTTATTAAAAGGGCCGGCGATAAGTATCTTAACAAAACGTTTGAAGAGTGCGGGGCATTTTTCACAAACGTTGCTTACAAGAAGATGCTCGCCGATATCGCGCAGGACCTGAGAGACTTCGGCATTGTCTTTGACAGATGGCAAAGTGAAAAAGATCTTTATGAGAAGCCGGAAGACAAAAGTCAGAAGCCGGAAGTGGAAAGATCGATAGACGATTTGGCGGGCCGTGGATATATTTATCAAAAAGATGGAGCTGTGTGGTTCAAGTCTACTCTCTTTGGGGATGATAAAGACAGGGTAGTTGTGAAGCGGGACGGCGAATACACATACTTCGCCTCTGACATCGCATATCATAAAGACAAGCTCGACAGGGGATTTGATACAATTATTGATATATGGGGGGCTGACCACCACGGTTATATACCAAGGCTTAAATCGGTGCTTGAGGCGTTCGGCCTGCCCAGGGAAAAATTCAGGGTCATACTTATTCAGATGGTGGCGTTACTAAGGCATGGCGAGCCGGTCCAGATGTCGAAAAGGTCCGGGGAATTTGTAACTTTGCGCGAGGTAATTGACGAGGTCGGCGCGGATACCACGAAATTCATTTTCCTTACCCGGCGGGCAGACAGCCAGCTTGAATTTGACATAGAGGTTGCGAAAGAACAGTCAGCGGAGAACCCGGTCTTTTATGTCCAGTACGCGTTTGCAAGGATATCGAGCATCTTCAGGCAGGCGATGGAACGAGGCGTAGGGGCGGGTTTCAAACCCGCCCTGGCAGAAGAAGCAAAAGAAGACGTATGGGCGAATCTTGCTCCCGCCCTGTTAAAAGAAGATGAAGAACTTTCCATCATCAAAAGGCTCCTTCAATACCCGATGGTTTTTGAAGGAGCGGCGCTTTCAATGGAGCCGCACAGGATAACATATTATCTCCAGGAGCTTGCCGGCATGTTTCACTCGTACTACAATAAGCACAGAGTGATATCGGATGACGCGGAACTAACAAAGGCACGGCTCTCTCTTTGCAGCGCCGTTCAGATAGTGCTTGAAGAAGGCCTGAAAATTTTAGGCGTCAGCGCACCGGAGAGGATGTAG
- a CDS encoding TIGR01777 family protein, producing MKILIIGGTGFIGTPLSRELRNAGHTVVVTTRRPSGSKDKLTWNPPALISADTISGFDAVINLAGEPIAPGRWTKERKELIMSSRINTTRALVDSMEPVSPCLMLARGERRDFRPGKTGPKILINASAIGYYGAHWDEYVTEETPPASDFLAEVCKAWEAEALRARDFDTRVVLVRIGGVLESDGGALPEMMVPFKFFLGGPIGSGKQWFSWVHRDDVVGIIKYALENESVSGPVNAAAPNPVTNKEFSSALGKALGRPSWLAVPGFVVKLTLGELGGVLLTGQRVLPEKALKAGYHFKYSEVNGALNAILKKEKIKS from the coding sequence ATGAAGATATTGATCATAGGCGGGACCGGGTTTATCGGGACACCTTTAAGCCGTGAACTGCGTAATGCCGGGCATACGGTTGTCGTCACCACAAGACGCCCGTCAGGTTCAAAAGATAAACTGACATGGAACCCGCCCGCCCTTATTTCTGCCGACACAATCTCAGGATTTGATGCCGTCATCAACCTTGCCGGTGAGCCGATTGCGCCGGGACGCTGGACAAAAGAGCGCAAAGAGCTCATCATGTCAAGCCGCATAAATACGACGCGCGCGCTTGTAGATTCAATGGAACCGGTATCTCCCTGTCTGATGCTGGCAAGAGGTGAGAGGAGAGATTTTCGCCCCGGAAAAACAGGGCCGAAAATTTTAATCAATGCCTCTGCTATCGGCTACTACGGCGCTCACTGGGATGAATACGTTACCGAGGAAACCCCGCCTGCCTCAGACTTCCTCGCAGAGGTCTGCAAGGCATGGGAGGCTGAGGCTTTGAGGGCGCGGGATTTTGACACTCGAGTTGTGCTTGTCAGGATCGGAGGTGTGTTGGAATCTGACGGAGGCGCGCTGCCTGAGATGATGGTCCCGTTTAAATTTTTTTTAGGCGGCCCTATCGGGAGCGGGAAACAATGGTTTTCATGGGTCCACAGGGATGACGTTGTCGGCATCATAAAATACGCGCTTGAAAATGAATCAGTCTCGGGCCCTGTGAATGCTGCCGCGCCTAATCCGGTCACAAACAAGGAATTCAGCTCCGCGCTCGGCAAGGCCCTTGGCAGGCCGTCGTGGCTTGCGGTTCCGGGTTTTGTTGTAAAATTAACTCTCGGAGAGCTCGGCGGCGTGCTCCTTACAGGGCAGCGGGTCCTGCCGGAGAAGGCATTAAAAGCCGGGTATCATTTTAAATATTCAGAAGTGAATGGAGCGCTAAATGCAATATTAAAGAAGGAGAAAATAAAATCATGA
- the tgt gene encoding tRNA guanosine(34) transglycosylase Tgt, whose translation MQFNKITSDNNVRLGQIHTRRGIINTPAFMPVGTSATVKAMNQDEMKDLGAEVLLSNTYHLYLRPGHEIIKQLGGLHKFMSWKGPILTDSGGFQVFSLSPLRKIRDDGVEFRSHLDGSTHFLTPELAMEIQAALGSDIAMAFDECTPYPATREYALNSLQLTTKWAKRCKEAVGAYRDTPLQLFGIVQGGVYADLRKQSAEELIEMDFDGYAIGGLSVGEPKGLMYEMINFTTPLLPQDKPRYLMGIGDLLDVLEAVAAGIDMFDCVMPTRNARNGTLFTSNGRISIKREEFKRDSGPLDPNCECYTCKNYSRAYLRHLFMNREILSMRLNTLHNLHFYLDFFRKMRDAIGNGEFVRFRKEWTPILQNNFHED comes from the coding sequence TTGCAATTTAATAAAATAACATCGGACAACAACGTGCGTCTCGGGCAGATTCATACCCGGCGCGGCATCATAAACACCCCTGCCTTTATGCCTGTCGGCACCAGTGCGACCGTCAAGGCGATGAATCAGGACGAGATGAAAGATCTCGGCGCGGAGGTCCTTCTTTCCAATACATACCATCTTTATCTGCGTCCCGGCCATGAAATAATCAAACAGCTTGGCGGGCTTCATAAATTCATGAGCTGGAAGGGCCCCATTCTCACTGACAGCGGCGGGTTCCAGGTATTCAGCCTCTCGCCTTTGCGAAAAATAAGAGATGACGGGGTAGAATTCAGGTCGCACCTTGACGGCTCCACGCATTTTTTAACACCCGAACTCGCAATGGAGATCCAGGCAGCGTTAGGCTCGGACATCGCAATGGCCTTTGATGAATGCACCCCGTATCCGGCAACAAGGGAATACGCTCTGAACTCTTTGCAGTTGACCACAAAGTGGGCGAAGAGGTGTAAGGAAGCCGTAGGGGCGTATCGCGATACGCCCCTACAATTGTTCGGAATTGTGCAGGGCGGGGTATACGCCGACTTACGGAAGCAGAGCGCGGAAGAGTTGATCGAAATGGATTTCGACGGGTACGCCATCGGCGGGCTCAGCGTGGGAGAGCCGAAGGGATTAATGTATGAGATGATAAATTTCACGACCCCTCTTCTCCCCCAGGATAAGCCTCGCTACCTCATGGGTATTGGCGACCTGCTCGATGTGCTTGAGGCGGTCGCGGCAGGCATTGATATGTTTGACTGTGTGATGCCCACGAGAAACGCACGGAACGGGACCTTGTTTACCAGTAATGGAAGGATAAGCATTAAGCGTGAGGAATTCAAAAGAGACTCTGGGCCGCTTGATCCAAATTGTGAATGTTATACCTGTAAAAATTATTCGAGGGCTTATCTTCGACATCTCTTCATGAACAGGGAGATCCTCTCGATGAGGTTGAACACCCTGCACAATCTCCATTTCTATCTCGACTTTTTCAGGAAGATGAGGGACGCAATCGGCAATGGTGAATTCGTCAGATTCAGGAAAGAATGGACGCCGATACTGCAAAACAATTTTCATGAGGATTGA